In the genome of Cydia strobilella chromosome Z, ilCydStro3.1, whole genome shotgun sequence, one region contains:
- the LOC134754036 gene encoding deoxynucleotidyltransferase terminal-interacting protein 2 — translation MDFIVDTVGDDELQLATELKDEGEKPIFVDKAARFESILALCQHKKEEMDAITSREDEVQRKLCPKTDFMFEAFFEEMNWTSAVVKIKKKPKLFHFEQLDIETGKLKSQLSVVDIEKEMKKSVLHPGLEQQHRLPKYSVSDKMLRILRKKERAKTKGPGWFNLPAPEVTEELKNDLQILKMRSVLDPKHFYKKNDMEALPKYFQVGKVMDSSLDHVNERLTRKQRKRTMVDELLADSEFQKYNKKKYKEIIVEKRKTEYRTFMKDKRQKNKAELKKNKVKGKKSKN, via the exons ACAAAGCAGCCAGATTTGAAAGCATCCTAGCCCTATGTCAGCATAAGAAAGAAGAAATGGATGCCATCACCTCCAGAGAAGATGAGGTTCAAAGAAAACTCTGCCCTAAAACTGATTTCATGTTTGAAGCTTTCTTTGAAGAAATGAACTGGACAAGTGCTGTAGTTAAGATTAAGAAGAAACCGAAGCTATTCCATTTTGAACAGCTAGATATAGAAACAG GTAAACTCAAGTCCCAGCTGAGCGTGGTGGACATAGAGAAGGAGATGAAGAAATCAGTTCTCCATCCAGGCCTGGAGCAACAGCACCGGCTGCCGAAATATTCCGTCAGCGATAAGATGTTGAGGATTTTGCGAAAG AAGGAAAGAGCCAAGACCAAAGGCCCCGGCTGGTTCAACCTCCCAGCTCCCGAAGTCACAGAAGAGTTGAAGAATGACCTGCAGATCCTCAAGATGAGGTCTGTTCTGGACCCCAAGCACTTCTATAAGAAGAATGATATGGAAGCTCTGCCCAAATACTTCCAG GTTGGTAAGGTCATGGACTCATCTCTAGACCACGTAAACGAGCGCCTGACACGTAAACAACGAAAACGCACCATGGTAGATGAGCTACTCGCCGACTCGGAGTTCCAGAAATACAACAAGAAGAAATATAAAGAGATCATAGTGGAGAAACGGAAGACGGAGTACAGGACTTTCATGAAGGATAAGAGACAGAAAAATAAAGCGGAGCTTAAGAAGAATAAAGTTAAAGGGAAGAAGAGTAagaattaa